From a single Stomoxys calcitrans chromosome 4, idStoCalc2.1, whole genome shotgun sequence genomic region:
- the LOC106084560 gene encoding paraplegin translates to MWRNFRNIHPLKGVLNKGKSLSLPIYGRQHLSTQLTGKQLNQFKLEYKAVVDLISKSFGITPQAVRNLYLRLNSGPSPKPGNEKIAGKAPESSGSSSSSGSGGSADNGPNGNKNDNDDKIKSVLTKTIMWMFTIYMFVAFISLILSPRSDRPEASTRYVSWNEFVHHMLAAGEVKELIIRPDLEMVTIILHDGAIIKGRKVLSTIFHMSVADVSKFEEKLRDVEKRLGISDGVPVTYDRHSDITGRLLLLLIVVGLLMALSSRMRGMKSPLSMDSFTQMGRAKFTLVDPFDGGRGVLFKDVAGLQEAKQEVKEFVDYLKDPDKYQRLGAKVPKGALLLGPPGCGKTLLAKAVATEAQVPFLSMNGSEFIEMIGGLGAARVRDLFKEGKKRSPCIIYIDEIDAIGRQRSGNEGFNQGSSGESEQTLNQLLVEMDGMASKEGVLMLASTNRADVLDKALLRPGRFDRHILIDLPTLEERKQIFEKHLSSVQLEEEPSKYSQRLARLTPGFSGADIANVCNEAALHAARNCQDKVTTQNLEYAVERLVGGTEKRSHALSPVERKVIAYHESGHALVGWLLPKSDVLLKVTIVPRTSLALGFAQYTPTEKQLYSKEELLDKMCMALGGRAAEDLTFGRITTGAQNDLEKVTKMAYAQVKKFGMNDKVGPMYIQDPEESGTYYKPYSKGLESIIDMEARNIIASAYEKTQKILTENSDKLKKLAEALLEKETLNYEEVVNLIGPPAFDASKRTVEPVEFEQTLKDLSQDTK, encoded by the exons ATGTGGAGAAATTTTAGAAATATTCACCCGTTAAAGGGTGTATTAAATAAAGGCAAAAGTTTGTCACTTCCAATATATGGACGACAACATTTGTCAACGCAGCTAACGGGGAAGCAG CTAAACCAATTCAAGCTAGAATATAAAGCAGTCGTAGACTTGATATCCAAGTCTTTTGGAATTACCCCCCAAGCTGTGCGTAATTTATATCTTCGCCTTAATTCTGGCCCTTCCCCTAAACCAGGAAATGAAAAGATAGCTGGTAAAGCGCCAGAATctagcggcagcagcagcagcagtggaAGCGGTGGTTCTGCAGATAATGGCCCCAATGGCAACAAAAATGATAATGATGACAAGATCAAATCGGTGCTGACCAAGACCATCATGTGGATGTTTACCATCTATATGTTTGTGGCTTTTATTTCGCTGATTTTATCACCACGCAGTGATAGGccagag GCCTCAACTCGTTATGTTTCATGGAATGAGTTTGTTCACCACATGCTAGCTGCCGGCGAAGTGAAGGAACTCATCATACGCCCTGATTTGGAAATGGTTACCATAATTCTGCATGATGGTGCCATAATAAAGGGAAGGAAGGTGTTATCGACAATTTTCCATATGTCTGTAGCCGATGTTtcgaaatttgaagaaaaattacGTGATGTTGAAAAACGTTTAGGCATTTCAGATG GTGTTCCTGTCACATATGATCGCCACAGTGATATTACAGGCCGCCTTTTGCTTCTGCTGATCGTTGTGGGTTTACTAATGGCTCTATCATCTCGCATGAGGGGCATGAAGAGTCCGCTTAGTATGGACTCCTTT ACTCAAATGGGCCGTGCCAAATTCACTTTGGTAGATCCCTTTGATGGAGGTCGAGGAGTACTCTTTAAAGATGTTGCTGGACTGCAAGAAGCCAAACAAGAAGTTAAAGAATTCGTGGACTACTTGAAAGATCCTGACAAATACCAAAGGCTTGGAGCCAAAGTACCCAAAGGTGCTTTGCTACTGGGACCTCCTGGCTGTGGCAAAACCCTTTTGGCCAAAGCAGTTGCCACTGAGGCCCAAGTACCCTTCTTAAGTATGAATGGTTCAGAGTTTATTGAAATGATAGGAGGTTTGGGTGCAGCTCGTGTACGTGACCTCTTTAAGGAGGGCAAGAAGAGATCACCTTGCATTATATACATAGATGAAATCGATGCCATTGGTAGACAGCGGTCGGGTAATGAAGGTTTTAATCAGGGTAGCTCTGGTGAGTCAGAACAGACTTTAAATCAACTTTTGGTGGAAATGGATGGCATGGCTTCTAAGGAAGGTGTGCTTATGTTGGCCAGCACGAATAGAGCTGATGTTTTAGATAAG GCTTTATTACGCCCTGGTCGCTTTGATCGTCATATTTTGATTGATCTACCCACCCTTGAGgagagaaaacaaattttcgaaaaacaTTTATCCTCGGTGCAACTAGAAGAAGAACCTTCAAAGTATTCCCAGCGTCTAGCTCGTTTAACTCCTGGATTCTCAGGAGccgatatagccaatgtttGCAATGAAGCCGCCTTGCATGCGGCCAGAAATTGCCAGGATAAAGTAACAACACAAAATCTAGAATATGCTGTAGAGCGTTTGGTAGGAGGTACCGAAAAACGTTCTCATGCACTTTCTCCTGTAGAAAGAAAAGTCATAGCCTATCATGAATCTGGACATGCTCTGGTAGGCTGGCTGCTACCCAAAAGTGATGTTCTTTTAAAAGTCACCATAGTGCCTCGTACAAGTTTGGCCTTAGGATTTGCACAATATACACCCACAGAGAAGCAATTGTATTCCAAAGAAGAACTATTGGATAAAATGTGTATGGCCTTGGGTGGACGGGCAGCAGAAGATTTAACTTTTGGTCGCATAACTACGGGTGCTCAAAACGATTTGGAGAAAGTAACAAAAATGGCTTATGCCCAG gtaaagaaatttggcatgaatgaTAAAGTGGGACCCATGTATATTCAAGACCCTGAGGAATCGGGGACTTATTATAAGCCATACTCGAAAGGTCTGGAAAGTATAATTGATATGGAGGCCAGAAATATTATTGCCAGTGCATATGAGAAAACTCAGAAGATTTTGACGGAAAATAGTGATAAATTGAAAAAG TTGGCCGAGGCTCTCTTGGAAAAAGAAACACTAAACTATGAAGAAGTTGTCAACCTTATTGGACCTCCGGCTTTCGATGCCTCAAAACGTACTGTAGAGCCGGTGGAGTTTGAACAAACTTTGAAGGACCTCAGTCAAGATACGAAATAG
- the LOC106084529 gene encoding adenylate kinase isoenzyme 6 homolog → MADTLPNILVTGTPGVGKSYICQQIQEQLKLKWLDCSKIAKEKNFIEEFDEEYDCPILDEDKLMDYMEPLMQEGGYLVEYHGCDFFPERWFNAVFVVTCSNNTILYDRLKERNYNEKKLKSNLECEIFGTIMEEARDSYKPEIVFELKSETKKDAEKSLKIVRDWLKKWKRK, encoded by the exons ATGGCGGACACTTTGCCTAATATATTGGTAACCG GCACTCCTGGTGTGGGTAAATCCTATATCTGTCAACAAATTCAGGAGCAGCTAAAACTTAAATGGTTGGATTGCTCTAAAATAGCCAAGGAGAAAAACTTTATCGAGGAATTTGATGAAGAGTATGATTGTCCCATATTGGATGAAGATAAACTTATGGACTACATGGAACCTTTAATGCAAGAGGGCGGCTATCTTGTGGAATATCATGGTTGTGATTTTTTTCCCGAACGTTGGTTTAATGCTGTGTTTGTAGTGACTTGCTCAAATAATACCATACTCTATGATCGTTTGAAGGAAAGGAATTACAatgaaaaaaagttgaaatcaaATTTAGAATGTGAAATATTCGGCACCATAATGGAGGAGGCCAGAGACTCGTATAAACCAGAAatagttttcgaactgaaaagtGAAACTAAGAAAGATGCtgagaaaagtttaaaaattgttagagattggttgaaaaaatggaagagaaaataa